From a region of the Lactuca sativa cultivar Salinas chromosome 4, Lsat_Salinas_v11, whole genome shotgun sequence genome:
- the LOC111906799 gene encoding mitochondrial import inner membrane translocase subunit Tim9, which yields MDKSMLGDLGNLPAEDQARMATMIDQLQIRDSLRMYNTLVERCFTDCVDTFRRKTLDKQEETCVRRCAEKFLKHSMRVGLRFAELNQGAATPD from the exons ATGGACAAAAGTATGCTCGGAGATCTGGGGAATCTTCCAGCGGAGGATCAGGCTCGAATGGCCACCATGATCGACCAGCTTCAAATCCGTGACAG TTTGAGAATGTATAACACGCTTGTGGAGAGATGCTTTACAGATTGTGTGGATACATTCAGACGCAAGACATTAGATAAGCAAGAGGAGACATGTGTGAGGAGATGTGCTGAGAAGTTCTTGAAGCATTCCATGCGTGTTGGATTGAGATTTGCAGAACTCAACCAAGGTGCAGCTACACCAGATTAA